One stretch of Girardinichthys multiradiatus isolate DD_20200921_A chromosome 2, DD_fGirMul_XY1, whole genome shotgun sequence DNA includes these proteins:
- the LOC124878822 gene encoding S-adenosylhomocysteine hydrolase-like protein 1 isoform X1, translating into MAKEKNQTRGFWEDLVLTDEFPEPCTKQRTEQNEEAEDTAVGDTGEGAKDRAVKCSPTLLRMLKAAESRWTPQTHHRNKAAPSEMGLKETEAEALKTYMQIQLSDQQEEFNKLPTKAGPRPLSHSVSQLSADSFSSVGSVSSEDESSPQDKLQKTSNGLSDFCIKNIKQADFGRKEIDIAQQGMPALMILRKRAGEEKPLAGAKVVGCTHITAQTAVLIETLAALGAQCRWAACNIFSTQNTVAAALAEGGISVFAWRGESEDDFWWCIDQCVAIDSWEPNLILDDGGDLTHWIYKKYPNLFGKLKGIVEESVTGIYRLYQLSKASKLCVPAMNVNDSVTKQKFDNLYCCKESILDGLKRTTDVMLGGKQVVVCGYGEVGKGCCAALKGLGAVIYVTEVDPICALQACMDGLRVITLSEVIRHTDMVITCTGNKNVITREHFDRMRSGCVVCNMGHSNTEIDLASLRTTELKWHRVRPHVDHIIWPDGKQVVLLAEGRLLNLSCSTVPSFVLSVTAVTQALALIELYNAPAGRYKQGVYLLPKKMDEYVAGLHLPIFDAHLTDLTDEQAQYLGISKHGPFKPNYYRY; encoded by the exons ATGGCAAAGGAAAAGAACCAGACAAGGGGTTTCTGGGAGGACCTGGTGTTAACAGACGAGTTTCCAGAACCGTGCACAAAGCAGAGAACTGAGCAGAATGAAGAGGCAGAGGACACTGCTGTCGGTGACACAGGAGAAGGTGCCAAAGACAGAGCAGTAAAATGCAGCCCAACACTGCTGAGGATGCTGAAGGCAGCAGAGAGCAGATGGACACCACAGACTCACCACAGAAACAAGGCAGCACCATCTGAAATGGGTCTGAAAGAGACGGAAGCTGAGGCTTTAAAGACCTACATG CAAATTCAGCTCAGTGACCAGCAAGAAGAATTCAACAAGCTTCCCACCAAAGCTGGACCTCGGCCTCTGTCTCACTCTGTCTCCCAGTTGTCTGCAGACAGCTTCAGTTCAG TGGGCAGCGTAAGCTCTGAGGATGAATCATCTCCCCAAGACAAGCTGCAGAAGACTTCCAATGGCCTGTCTGACTTCTGCATCAAAAACATCAAGCAGGCGGATTTTGGACGAAAAGAAATAGACATCGCTCAGCAAG GAATGCCGGCTCTGATGATCCTAAGGAAAAGAGCGGGTGAGGAGAAACCTCTGGCTGGAGCCAAAGTGGTGGGATGTACACATATTACAGCACAGACAGCG GTGTTAATTGAGACTCTGGCAGCGTTAGGGGCTCAGTGTCGATGGGCCGCCTGCAACATTTTCTCCACTCAGAACACTGTGGCTGCTGCTCTGGCTGAAGGAG GAATCTCTGTGTTTGCCTGGAGAGGAGAATCAGAGGATGACTTCTGGTGGTGTATTGACCAATGTGTTGCCATTGACTCCTGGGAGCCAAACTTG ATTCTGGATGATGGCGGTGATTTGACCCACTGGATTTACAAGAAGTATCCAAACCTGTTCGGAAAGCTCAAAGGCATTGTGGAGGAAAGTGTGACAGGCATCTATCG gtTGTACCAGCTGTCAAAGGCCAGCAAACTGTGCGTTCCTGCCATGAACGTGAACGACTCTGTGACCAAGCAGAAGTTTGACAACCTTTACTGCTGCAAGGAGTCCATACTGGACGG GTTGAAGCGAACGACTGATGTCATGTTAGGAGGAAAGCAGGTGGTGGTGTGCGGATACGGCGAG GTCGGCAAAGGCTGCTGCGCCGCTCTGAAAGGACTGGGCGCCGTCATTTATGTGACAGAAGTGGATCCTATTTGTGCCCTTCAGGCCTG cATGGATGGTCTTAGAGTGATTACACTGAGTGAAGTTATCAGACATACAGACATGGTCATCACCTGCACAG GCAACAAGAACGTGATAACTCGGGAACACTTCGACAGAATGAGAAGTGGCTGCGTTGTCTGCAACATGGGACACTCAAACACTGAGATAGATTTG GCGAGCCTGCGGACTACAGAGCTGAAGTGGCACCGTGTCAGGCCTCATGTGGACCACATTATCTGGCCTGATGGCAAGCAGGTTGTCCTCCTGGCTGAG ggtCGGCTGCTCAACCTGAGCTGCTCCACTGTGCCGTCATTTGTCCTCTCTGTCACAGCTGTAACTCAG GCTTTGGCTCTAATAGAGCTATACAACGCACCAGCAGGACGATACAAACAGGGTGTTTACCTGCTGCCAAAGAAGATGG ATGAATATGTGGCCGGCCTCCACCTGCCAATATTTGATGCTCATCTAACAGACCTGACTGATGAGCAGGCCCAGTACCTGGGCATCAGCAAACACGGGCCATTCAAACCCAATTATTACAG ATATTAA
- the LOC124878822 gene encoding S-adenosylhomocysteine hydrolase-like protein 1 isoform X2, translating to MAKEKNQTRGFWEDLVLTDEFPEPCTKQRTEQNEEAEDTAVGDTGEGAKDRAVKCSPTLLRMLKAAESRWTPQTHHRNKAAPSEMGLKETEAEALKTYMQIQLSDQQEEFNKLPTKAGPRPLSHSVSQLSADSFSSVGSVSSEDESSPQDKLQKTSNGLSDFCIKNIKQADFGRKEIDIAQQGMPALMILRKRAGEEKPLAGAKVVGCTHITAQTAVLIETLAALGAQCRWAACNIFSTQNTVAAALAEGGISVFAWRGESEDDFWWCIDQCVAIDSWEPNLILDDGGDLTHWIYKKYPNLFGKLKGIVEESVTGIYRLYQLSKASKLCVPAMNVNDSVTKQKFDNLYCCKESILDGLKRTTDVMLGGKQVVVCGYGEVGKGCCAALKGLGAVIYVTEVDPICALQACMDGLRVITLSEVIRHTDMVITCTGNKNVITREHFDRMRSGCVVCNMGHSNTEIDLASLRTTELKWHRVRPHVDHIIWPDGKQVVLLAEGRLLNLSCSTVPSFVLSVTAVTQALALIELYNAPAGRYKQGVYLLPKKMDEYVAGLHLPIFDAHLTDLTDEQAQYLGISKHGPFKPNYYR from the exons ATGGCAAAGGAAAAGAACCAGACAAGGGGTTTCTGGGAGGACCTGGTGTTAACAGACGAGTTTCCAGAACCGTGCACAAAGCAGAGAACTGAGCAGAATGAAGAGGCAGAGGACACTGCTGTCGGTGACACAGGAGAAGGTGCCAAAGACAGAGCAGTAAAATGCAGCCCAACACTGCTGAGGATGCTGAAGGCAGCAGAGAGCAGATGGACACCACAGACTCACCACAGAAACAAGGCAGCACCATCTGAAATGGGTCTGAAAGAGACGGAAGCTGAGGCTTTAAAGACCTACATG CAAATTCAGCTCAGTGACCAGCAAGAAGAATTCAACAAGCTTCCCACCAAAGCTGGACCTCGGCCTCTGTCTCACTCTGTCTCCCAGTTGTCTGCAGACAGCTTCAGTTCAG TGGGCAGCGTAAGCTCTGAGGATGAATCATCTCCCCAAGACAAGCTGCAGAAGACTTCCAATGGCCTGTCTGACTTCTGCATCAAAAACATCAAGCAGGCGGATTTTGGACGAAAAGAAATAGACATCGCTCAGCAAG GAATGCCGGCTCTGATGATCCTAAGGAAAAGAGCGGGTGAGGAGAAACCTCTGGCTGGAGCCAAAGTGGTGGGATGTACACATATTACAGCACAGACAGCG GTGTTAATTGAGACTCTGGCAGCGTTAGGGGCTCAGTGTCGATGGGCCGCCTGCAACATTTTCTCCACTCAGAACACTGTGGCTGCTGCTCTGGCTGAAGGAG GAATCTCTGTGTTTGCCTGGAGAGGAGAATCAGAGGATGACTTCTGGTGGTGTATTGACCAATGTGTTGCCATTGACTCCTGGGAGCCAAACTTG ATTCTGGATGATGGCGGTGATTTGACCCACTGGATTTACAAGAAGTATCCAAACCTGTTCGGAAAGCTCAAAGGCATTGTGGAGGAAAGTGTGACAGGCATCTATCG gtTGTACCAGCTGTCAAAGGCCAGCAAACTGTGCGTTCCTGCCATGAACGTGAACGACTCTGTGACCAAGCAGAAGTTTGACAACCTTTACTGCTGCAAGGAGTCCATACTGGACGG GTTGAAGCGAACGACTGATGTCATGTTAGGAGGAAAGCAGGTGGTGGTGTGCGGATACGGCGAG GTCGGCAAAGGCTGCTGCGCCGCTCTGAAAGGACTGGGCGCCGTCATTTATGTGACAGAAGTGGATCCTATTTGTGCCCTTCAGGCCTG cATGGATGGTCTTAGAGTGATTACACTGAGTGAAGTTATCAGACATACAGACATGGTCATCACCTGCACAG GCAACAAGAACGTGATAACTCGGGAACACTTCGACAGAATGAGAAGTGGCTGCGTTGTCTGCAACATGGGACACTCAAACACTGAGATAGATTTG GCGAGCCTGCGGACTACAGAGCTGAAGTGGCACCGTGTCAGGCCTCATGTGGACCACATTATCTGGCCTGATGGCAAGCAGGTTGTCCTCCTGGCTGAG ggtCGGCTGCTCAACCTGAGCTGCTCCACTGTGCCGTCATTTGTCCTCTCTGTCACAGCTGTAACTCAG GCTTTGGCTCTAATAGAGCTATACAACGCACCAGCAGGACGATACAAACAGGGTGTTTACCTGCTGCCAAAGAAGATGG ATGAATATGTGGCCGGCCTCCACCTGCCAATATTTGATGCTCATCTAACAGACCTGACTGATGAGCAGGCCCAGTACCTGGGCATCAGCAAACACGGGCCATTCAAACCCAATTATTACAGGTAA
- the LOC124878822 gene encoding S-adenosylhomocysteine hydrolase-like protein 1 isoform X3 produces MKKAYNLVNVSKAKQQETVQSVCIKQIQLSDQQEEFNKLPTKAGPRPLSHSVSQLSADSFSSVGSVSSEDESSPQDKLQKTSNGLSDFCIKNIKQADFGRKEIDIAQQGMPALMILRKRAGEEKPLAGAKVVGCTHITAQTAVLIETLAALGAQCRWAACNIFSTQNTVAAALAEGGISVFAWRGESEDDFWWCIDQCVAIDSWEPNLILDDGGDLTHWIYKKYPNLFGKLKGIVEESVTGIYRLYQLSKASKLCVPAMNVNDSVTKQKFDNLYCCKESILDGLKRTTDVMLGGKQVVVCGYGEVGKGCCAALKGLGAVIYVTEVDPICALQACMDGLRVITLSEVIRHTDMVITCTGNKNVITREHFDRMRSGCVVCNMGHSNTEIDLASLRTTELKWHRVRPHVDHIIWPDGKQVVLLAEGRLLNLSCSTVPSFVLSVTAVTQALALIELYNAPAGRYKQGVYLLPKKMDEYVAGLHLPIFDAHLTDLTDEQAQYLGISKHGPFKPNYYRY; encoded by the exons ATGAAGAAAGCGTACAACCTAGTGAACGTTTCTAAAGCGAAGCAGCAGGAGACAGTGCAGTCTGTCTGCATCAAG CAAATTCAGCTCAGTGACCAGCAAGAAGAATTCAACAAGCTTCCCACCAAAGCTGGACCTCGGCCTCTGTCTCACTCTGTCTCCCAGTTGTCTGCAGACAGCTTCAGTTCAG TGGGCAGCGTAAGCTCTGAGGATGAATCATCTCCCCAAGACAAGCTGCAGAAGACTTCCAATGGCCTGTCTGACTTCTGCATCAAAAACATCAAGCAGGCGGATTTTGGACGAAAAGAAATAGACATCGCTCAGCAAG GAATGCCGGCTCTGATGATCCTAAGGAAAAGAGCGGGTGAGGAGAAACCTCTGGCTGGAGCCAAAGTGGTGGGATGTACACATATTACAGCACAGACAGCG GTGTTAATTGAGACTCTGGCAGCGTTAGGGGCTCAGTGTCGATGGGCCGCCTGCAACATTTTCTCCACTCAGAACACTGTGGCTGCTGCTCTGGCTGAAGGAG GAATCTCTGTGTTTGCCTGGAGAGGAGAATCAGAGGATGACTTCTGGTGGTGTATTGACCAATGTGTTGCCATTGACTCCTGGGAGCCAAACTTG ATTCTGGATGATGGCGGTGATTTGACCCACTGGATTTACAAGAAGTATCCAAACCTGTTCGGAAAGCTCAAAGGCATTGTGGAGGAAAGTGTGACAGGCATCTATCG gtTGTACCAGCTGTCAAAGGCCAGCAAACTGTGCGTTCCTGCCATGAACGTGAACGACTCTGTGACCAAGCAGAAGTTTGACAACCTTTACTGCTGCAAGGAGTCCATACTGGACGG GTTGAAGCGAACGACTGATGTCATGTTAGGAGGAAAGCAGGTGGTGGTGTGCGGATACGGCGAG GTCGGCAAAGGCTGCTGCGCCGCTCTGAAAGGACTGGGCGCCGTCATTTATGTGACAGAAGTGGATCCTATTTGTGCCCTTCAGGCCTG cATGGATGGTCTTAGAGTGATTACACTGAGTGAAGTTATCAGACATACAGACATGGTCATCACCTGCACAG GCAACAAGAACGTGATAACTCGGGAACACTTCGACAGAATGAGAAGTGGCTGCGTTGTCTGCAACATGGGACACTCAAACACTGAGATAGATTTG GCGAGCCTGCGGACTACAGAGCTGAAGTGGCACCGTGTCAGGCCTCATGTGGACCACATTATCTGGCCTGATGGCAAGCAGGTTGTCCTCCTGGCTGAG ggtCGGCTGCTCAACCTGAGCTGCTCCACTGTGCCGTCATTTGTCCTCTCTGTCACAGCTGTAACTCAG GCTTTGGCTCTAATAGAGCTATACAACGCACCAGCAGGACGATACAAACAGGGTGTTTACCTGCTGCCAAAGAAGATGG ATGAATATGTGGCCGGCCTCCACCTGCCAATATTTGATGCTCATCTAACAGACCTGACTGATGAGCAGGCCCAGTACCTGGGCATCAGCAAACACGGGCCATTCAAACCCAATTATTACAG ATATTAA